A single window of Geoalkalibacter sp. DNA harbors:
- a CDS encoding proton-conducting transporter transmembrane domain-containing protein has product MEWFVGGLLLLAFSGVPGLFAAREGGGAEKLACLMVCSGAACGTWAVLGVLAAGAPLSLELPWAIPGGALALHVDALAAVFLLPLFLVAATGSLYGLVYWPQRDHPENGRKFRLFYGLIGTGVMLLLSARNSLLFLLAWELMALASFFLITTEEHQSEAREAGFIYLIATHTGTLALFAMFALLEQAAGSLLFPGAGSLALKGGQATAIFLLALFGFGLKAGLVPLHIWLPGAHAAAPSHASALLSGVMIKTGIYGLVRLTSFFAEIPPWWGATLLALGILSGILGVALALAQHDIKRLLAYHSVENIGIIALGLVMALLGRSYGVETLVVLGLAGALLHVANHGLFKSLLFLSAGAVIHATGTREIDRYGGLLKRQPWTGALFLGGAVAISGLPPFNGFISEWLLYLGAFGAAQAKGPGPTAALLVAPALALIGALALACFVKVFGVTFLGAPRSPQAQAAHEAPPLMLAPMLALLLACAWIGLLPQTLAPLLEQAVGLWSAAPGASAGLGAPLAPLGWVSALAWTLLLALCLGVWWLRRRAKGAASAETWGCGFARPSARMQYTASSFADFLVRLLRFGLWSKRHGAEVRGLHPAPQHFASHTPDLVLDGGLRPAFAGTAWLFRRLRSLIQNGLSACYLLYVALTLIVLLLLFSVT; this is encoded by the coding sequence ATGGAGTGGTTTGTCGGCGGATTGCTGCTCCTGGCCTTCTCCGGAGTGCCGGGACTGTTCGCCGCGCGCGAGGGCGGCGGGGCGGAGAAACTCGCCTGCCTGATGGTCTGCTCCGGGGCGGCCTGCGGGACTTGGGCAGTGCTGGGCGTGCTGGCCGCCGGCGCCCCCCTGAGCCTGGAGCTTCCCTGGGCGATTCCCGGCGGCGCCCTGGCCCTGCACGTCGACGCCCTGGCGGCGGTGTTTCTCCTGCCCCTGTTTCTGGTGGCCGCGACGGGTAGTTTGTACGGGCTGGTCTACTGGCCGCAGCGTGACCACCCGGAGAACGGCCGCAAATTCCGCCTGTTCTACGGTTTGATCGGCACCGGGGTGATGCTGCTGCTGAGCGCCCGCAACAGCCTGCTGTTTCTCCTGGCCTGGGAACTGATGGCTCTTGCGAGCTTTTTCCTCATCACCACCGAAGAGCACCAGAGCGAGGCGCGCGAGGCGGGTTTTATTTATCTCATCGCCACCCACACGGGCACCCTCGCCCTGTTCGCCATGTTCGCCCTGCTCGAACAGGCAGCGGGCAGCCTGCTGTTTCCCGGCGCGGGCAGTCTGGCGCTCAAGGGCGGCCAGGCCACGGCCATTTTTCTCCTTGCGCTGTTCGGCTTCGGCCTCAAGGCGGGGCTGGTGCCGCTGCATATCTGGTTGCCCGGTGCTCATGCCGCGGCACCCAGCCACGCCTCGGCGCTCCTGTCGGGGGTGATGATCAAGACCGGCATCTACGGTCTGGTGCGGCTGACCTCGTTTTTCGCCGAGATTCCTCCCTGGTGGGGCGCGACGCTCCTCGCCCTGGGTATTCTCTCGGGGATTCTCGGCGTGGCCCTGGCTCTGGCCCAGCACGACATCAAGCGCCTGCTCGCCTACCACAGTGTGGAGAACATCGGCATCATCGCCCTGGGGCTGGTCATGGCGCTGCTCGGCCGCAGTTACGGCGTGGAGACGTTGGTGGTGCTGGGTCTGGCGGGCGCGCTGCTGCACGTGGCCAACCACGGCCTGTTCAAGTCGCTGCTGTTTCTCAGCGCCGGCGCGGTGATCCATGCCACGGGCACCCGCGAAATCGATCGGTATGGCGGCCTGCTCAAGCGCCAGCCCTGGACCGGCGCCCTGTTTCTCGGCGGGGCGGTCGCCATCAGCGGCCTGCCGCCTTTCAACGGCTTCATCAGCGAATGGCTGCTCTACCTGGGCGCCTTTGGCGCCGCGCAGGCCAAAGGGCCAGGGCCGACGGCGGCGCTCCTCGTCGCGCCCGCCCTGGCCCTGATCGGCGCTCTGGCCCTGGCCTGCTTCGTCAAGGTGTTCGGCGTGACTTTTCTCGGCGCGCCGCGCAGCCCCCAGGCACAGGCGGCGCATGAAGCGCCGCCCCTGATGCTGGCGCCCATGCTGGCATTGCTGCTGGCCTGTGCCTGGATCGGATTGCTGCCCCAGACCCTGGCGCCGCTGCTGGAGCAGGCGGTGGGTTTGTGGAGCGCCGCGCCGGGTGCCTCCGCGGGGCTGGGCGCGCCCCTGGCGCCCCTGGGCTGGGTCAGCGCCCTGGCCTGGACGCTGCTGCTGGCCCTCTGCCTGGGTGTCTGGTGGCTAAGGCGGCGCGCCAAGGGGGCGGCGAGCGCGGAAACCTGGGGCTGCGGCTTTGCCCGGCCCAGCGCGCGCATGCAGTACACGGCCAGCTCCTTTGCCGATTTTCTGGTGCGCCTGCTGCGCTTTGGTCTGTGGAGCAAGCGCCATGGCGCTGAGGTGCGCGGTCTGCATCCGGCGCCGCAACACTTTGCCAGCCACACCCCGGACCTGGTGCTCGATGGCGGCCTGCGCCCCGCCTTCGCCGGAACGGCCTGGCTGTTTCGCCGCCTGCGGTCGCTCATCCAGAACGGTCTGAGTGCCTGCTATCTGCTCTACGTGGCCCTGACCCTGATCGTTTTGCTGCTGCTTTTCAGCGTCACCTGA